The Leptospira mtsangambouensis genomic sequence TGAGACTGCGGGGAGAAGGGGATCTTTATGATTTTGAATCTTTACGTTGGCTTGAATCAGTTCCATTTGAATCTCCTACACCGCAGTCTTTACCAATCGATCCAAAAGTTGAAAATACCAATGGGCTCGGGCATCTATTTTTTTCTTCTGAATTAGAAGTGGCAAAAGAAACAAAGGCTGAGGTCAAACTTGGACGTTCTCTTGCGGCAAGATTACTCAAAAAATATCCTTTAGTGCGGGATACGGAATTAACAGGATACTTAAATGGAGTGGTCCAAAGATTGGCAGTTGTTTCTTCTCGAAAAGATTTGAGTTTTCGAGTTGGAGTCATTGAATCCTCGCAAATCAATGCCTATGCCTGTCCAGGAGGTTTTATTTTTATCACCACTGCTAGTTTAAAAAAAATCCAATCAGAATCTGAACTTGCTGGAATCATTGCACATGAAATGGGACACATTGTACTCTTTCACAATGGAGAATTCAAACAATCGAATGTATTTTTGGATATTCTTTCTGGGCTTTTGTCTCCGCCCGGTGGTGAGGTTGTGAATGCCGCAACTAGCCAGGTTTTGGATGAATTAGAAAAACAATTCTTCGAAACCGGCAGAGATATGAAATTGGAATTGGAAGCAGATGAAGCAGCTGTTGGTTTAACAAGCCAGTCTGGTTACTCACCAGTTGGGTTATCCAATTATCTGAACACTTTGTCCAAGTCTGAAGGAACCGAATCTTTCAAAAAAACTCACCCAGATACCACGATTCGTATTGCAAAACTAGTATTTTATGAATCCACTATTGGGATTGAAAATGGACCGATTCCGAAAGATCGTTGGAGTGAATTTAAGTCCAAACTAAAACCATGAAACAAAAAAAAATCCTGTTGCCGTTATTTTTGATGGTCATTGTTCCTACAATCATCATCGCCTTGCTATCGTTACTCGGTATTTCGCAAATTTTAGACAGAAAATTATCTGATTTATTTTTTCATTTGCTTCCATCACACCATCGTTTTTCCAAAGATATTGTCATCATTGACATTGATGAACAAAGTATCGCCAAATACGCAGATCACCCGGAGTTAGGGCAGTGGCCATGGAAACGAAATATTTATCCGACACTCATTGGTTATACCAAACTCATCACTCCACCAAAAGTTACCATCATCGATATCCTATTTACAGAAAGGTCTGACTATGATGAAGCTTTGGTTGCTGCGAATTTAAACTTGGGGGAAATTTCGCATGCTGCCAATTTTCGTGATGGAGGAATTGTCATTCCAAGGTTAGGTGAAGAAACTTTGATACAAAAGTTCAATGTTCCATTGCCAGATGATTCCCCATTCCCTCGTTATGAAAATGCATCTTTTCCAATAGGACAAGTCGGCGAAACTTCACCTATGATCCATGTTGTGAATGTAATTCCCGATAACGATGGAATCCTTCGCCGGTTCACTCCTTTCATTCGGTGGAAGAATTATTTTTTCCCAACGCTCGCCTTACAAGCATTTGTTTCATTTGAACCGTATCAAACTGAATGGAAAAATGGCAAGTTTTCGATCCAAAAAGCTGATACAATCCGAGAAATTCCATTGGGAAAAGATGGTTTGGTCAGAGCCTATTTTTATACTGAGGAAGAACTCCGAAATATCCCTCGTTATTCTGCTGCCGGGATCATAGAATCATTAAACCAACTCAATACAAGTGAAGTAGAAGATCCTAACCAACTCCTTGTCCCTCCCTCCGTATTCGAAAATAAAATTGTTTTAATTGGAACCTCTGCCGCTTCCACTCATGATGATGTTGTCACTCCTTACGGACTTTTTCCTGGTGTAATCGGTCAGGCTGTTTTTGCTTCCAACCTAATCGAAGGACATATGTTAGGTGAACTACCGGAAGCTTTTGGCATTGGATTCACTTTGTTTGTACTGATGATTGGAGTTCTTGTTCTTTTTATCAACCAATGGCATTTGCTGAAAAATATTTATCCAATTTTTGCAATATCAGTTTTTTTTGGTTTATTTTACTTTTTGTATAGAGTGGATTTGGTTTTACCAATTTCTTCTTTTGTAATTGGATTTCCCGTATCATATTTGTTAGGTTTTGCTTATCTCACTTATACAGAAGGAAAAGAGAAAAGAAAGTTTAACAGCATCCTTCGTAATTTAGTCGATCCAGGTGTTGTCAGTGAAGCATTGGAAAACATGGATTCTTTAAAAAAAGGAGGGGAGTGGGAGATCACTGCCTTTTTTTCCGATGTTGCGGGCTTTTCTTCGATCAGTGAAGAGTTAAGTGCCAGTGACCTAGCAAGATTACTCAATGAATATCTTTCCGCAATGACAAACGTCTTAAAATCCAATTCGGGAACTTTGGATAAATACATTGGAGATGCAATCGTTGGAATATTCGGTGCACCCATTCAAAACAAAGAACACCCAAGGCTTGCTTGTAAAACGGCTCTAGAAATGGTTTCTGAATTAGAAATTCTCAGGTCCACTTGGAAACAAAAAATGGATTATACAGAAACAGCCAGAAATATGAGCTTTCGGATCGGACTGAACTGTGGACCAGCTAAGGTTGGTTTTATGGGAACAAATAGCCTTGCTTCTTATACGATGATGGGAGATACAGTAAACCTTAGTGCTCGTTTAGAAGCAGCTGCAAAAGATTATGGAGTTTCCATTTTGGTTTCGGAAAGTATCGAATCCCTCTGCAATCAAGAATTCCACTTTCGATTTTTGGACTGGATTCGTGTAAAAGGAAAAGAAACACCTGTAAAAATTTATAGTTTAGTTTGTTTTCTTTCGGATCTTTCGTCACAAGTTCTTGAAGCCGAAAAAAAATACGAAGAGGGTTTTCAGTTTTACCTAAATCGGAATTGGGAAATGGCGATTCGTTCTTTTGAACAAGTTTCCGAAATTTATGGTAAAAAAGATATTCCAAGCCAACTTCTAATGGAGCGTTGTCAGTCTTTATTTAAAAACCCGCCACCTGTCGACTGGAATGGTGTGTATACTCGAACTTCAAAATAAATATTTATTTTTACTTAAATATTATAAATAAAAAAATACAAAGAATAGAACTAGATTTGAAAAGGAAAAAACAAAATGGGGAAAAGGGAAATCACATCGATTTGTTGGAAATTGACATTGGGTTTAGAATTGTTAACTTCAATCTTAGCCGTGCCAATTGCTGTTTTGTTTATTGTTTCTGGTGGAGAGTATAACTTTGAGAAGGCGGTATATGTGGTCCTGGGTGCCTCGATTTCGCTTACAATTTCCTATATTGTTCCGACCATTCGTTTTTTTCGCCTGCGTAATTTAATTACCGAAACCATTTCGGATAATTTTTTAAAAAAGACAATCGAAGAAAAACAAGAAATAAAAATTCGCCTCCTGAAATTTCCGAGAAATAATTCTGGTTATTTTCTTGTGCAGTGGTCTCTTGGAATTCCTTTTGCAGCTCTTATCACTTTTCTTTTTTTTACTCCAACTCTCGTGGAACTAATTCCTTATGCAGTTTTGCCCGTCATCATTTATCCAGTATTAGGTGTTTCTCATTTTTTTCTTACTGAGTTAAGGCTTGCGCCTGTTTTATCACAACCTGTTTTAAAAGACTTACCTCTGCCGTTAAAAGAAATTCCTCAAATTGGTATTTTCCCGAGAGTATTTTTTACAATGTTTGCTGTTTTTAGTATGAGTGTGACTACCCTTGGATACTTACTTGGTACCCAAGTCACAGGAATCATTCGATTACAAAATACGGGTATTACAATTGGTTTACTTGCTTTGTTCATTTGTATTGCAATTTATATTTTAACATCTTTGTTTGTCCGGGCATTAAAGTTTAACACAGACCAAATGGTAAAACGTTATGAGGGTCTTGCTATAGGAGATCTGCGTAATACTGTTGCGATGATTTCTACTGATGAACTGGGTTTAGGAAGTTTGTCCCTAAATTCATTTATCGAAAGTATTCGAAAGATCACAGCAGGTGTCATCAGTGAAGCGGAGCGAGTGAGTAGGGATTCCAAAGTGATTGCATCCCAAACACAAGGGTTGGCTCAGGCAATGATGGAACAGGCATCCTCAACAGAACAGATGTCAGCTGGAGTCGAAGAAATGTCAGCAAGCATTCGCTCCACGGCTACAAGTGCAAAAACACAAAATGAAATCACTCGTGCTTCCCTCCAATCGTTAATTGAAATGGAATCTGTGTTAGTTGATGTTCATTCTTCTATGGAACGAACAGAAGCGGAAACTAAAAAAATGGAAGAAGAAATTCGTTCTGGCCAAAATGCTTTACACTCAACTTTATCCGCTATGGAAGATATTGAAACCAGTGTCGAACATACAGCCGATGTGATCCAAGTCATCAGTGATATTTCCGATAAAATTGGACTTTTATCTCTCAATGCATCCATTGAAGCGGCCCGAGCAGGTGAAGCTGGGCGTGGCTTCGCCGTAGTGGCCAGCGAAATTTCAAAACTTGGTGAACAAACACTGCAGAATACAAAACGAATTTTAGAAGCAGTAGAAAAAGCATACGAAGCTTCTAAGTCGGGAAGGTCCGCTGTGTCCAATACAGAAAAAACATTTTCGCAAATCGGCACGGCAGTGGAAACAACAGTGCAACTTATCAAGGTGTCTTCTGAAATGACCAAGAAACAAACGTTTATTGCAAAAGATGTAAAGGAAGGTTTTGGAAATTTAACACGTTCCGCACTGGAGATAGAACAAAATACAGAAGAACAGGCACGTACTTCATTTGAGTTGTCTCATAGCATTGCATCCATATCGGAAGGAACAGAATATCTGAATCAATTTGTTGGTGAAATTGACAAACTTTGTTCCACCCTTTCGGACCAAGCAAACAATCTAAAACGAGATATTGGTTTTTTCCAAATTTAATTTTTTAGACTGGGGCGCATCGCCTAACGGCGACCGCGCTTTACGCTCCAATCTTTTGCTTTGCAAAAGGATTTCCGCTGCAATCGCTTGCGCATTCTATTGATCAAATGAGCTTTTGATTTTACCTTGCAGATACAAAACAGCAGACCCACCAATGGAGACTCGTTCCTCTTGGAGTTCGATAAAAAATTTTGCTCCTCTACTTGATTTCTGTAAGGATCTAAATTTGTTCTTTTTTAATCTCTCGGCCATAAAGGGAGTCAGGCTACAGTGGGCTGAGCCTGTAGCAGGGTCTTCTGGTATTCCAAGTCCTGGTCCAAAAAATCGAAATTCATAATCTATTTTCTCCAAACCAGAATCATTGATCCAAACTGCTATATAACCTCTGTTTGTTTGTATTTTGGTTAGTTTTGAAAAATCTGGAACCAAACTTTCTATATCTGATTTTGTTTGATACACAAAGATGGTATCCTTTCCCTCCCAAATTTCATCTGGTTCTTTACCGAGGATAGAGTTTATTTCTTTGGGATCGATCGTTTTGCTTTTATGAAATTTTGGATAGGTTGGGAAATTGAGATAAATCAAATTTTCTTTGATCACTATGGGGAGTGGTCCCGATTTAGATAAAAACTGAAATTCATTTCGTTTTTCTTCATAATGATTTTTCAAAACATAAGCTGCTGCTAAAGTTGCATGCCCGCAAAGATCAACTTCGACAAGAGGTGTAAACCAACGGATTCGATAATCACTTCCTTCTTTGACAAGAAAGGAGGTTTCTGAAAGATTATTTTCCTTTGCTATGTTTTGCATCCACTTGTCTTCGGGCCACTCAGAGAGGACTAACACTGCTGCTGGATTTCCTGAAAACAAAGAATTCGTAAATGCATCTACAATCAATAGGTTTTGGTTCATGAATTGATTCTATCAGAAAGCCAAAATTAGGAAAGGATACAGTTGTACAATTTGAAAGTATACAGTTGTCGATTTGTTCGTTGAATATTAGGAAAATTTCCTATTGGGAAAGGCTAATGGCAGTTCTTTTGACAATATCACAAATGAAAGCATCTAAATCTGTTGCAGACTTTCGTAAGTGTGAATAAATTTCTTTTGTTGTTTCTTCTTGCATTCCCGATTCCAAAAGATTCACAAGGCCAAGGATATTCGAAAGAGGGCTTCTGATTTCATGTGATTGGATTCTTGCAATTTCTTTTAATTCGTAAATTTGTTTTTTGATTTTTTGGTCAGCCAATACTTTTTCTGTGATGTCCACAATGATTGCTGAAACGTAATTTGTTTGGTTGACAACAAAACTATTTAAACTCACTTCCACTAAAATTTCGGTTCCATCTTTTTTCACTGCTGTCGTCACCTGGTCTTTGCCGATTCGCATCGGCCTAGGTGATTGGAAATACCCTTCGATCATACGATCATGACCACCTCTGTGCTGAAAGGGTACGAGGAGTTCTACCGATTGGTTGATGAGTTCTTCTTTTGGATAACCAAAGGTATTTTCTGTTTCTAAGTTGCAGTGAATGATTTTTCCTTTTGAGTCGACAATGAGAATTGCATTTGGTGCTGATTCTATTAGATTGCGAAACTTCTGTTCACTTTCCGAAAGAGCTATTTCCATTTTCTTTTTAGAGTCGATATTCTTTGCACGTAGGCAGACTCCTAAAAGATTTTTGTCCTTATCATAAGTTGGAGTCATTTTGTATTCATACCAAATGGAAATTTGGTTGAGACTGGCGAGTCTTTCGATGGTAACACTTTCACCACGAACTGCTGTTTGGAAGAGATCAAAAAATACTTCTTTGTCGGAAGAGGTGACAAAGTTCCGATAGTCATCACCAATTTTTAGAATCTTTCCAGAGTATGCTTGGATGGTCATACCTAGATTTTGATTGAAGGCTAGTACGGAATAATTGGTTCCCATTAGTACAATGGCATCTGTGGAATTATCTAATACCATTTGTGCATAATTGACTGGATGAATGGAAATCATTTTTATTACAAAGTTTCAGTTCTGTCGGGAACGTAAATCAGAAAAAGGGTAGTTGAATCTTTTACAAGGGAATGGATATGATTCTAGAATGAATTGTTCATGATTCGGTTTTCTGAAAATCAGATGCTTTTGATTTTGTCTATGGATTGGTCTTATCCAAATTCTTTCTTATTAAAATTGATAAAAATATACCTTCATTTTTAAAAAAAAAATGATCGCCAAGCGAGAATTATGTGATGTTATTATGTTTGTGTTTGGAGATTACTTTAGTTTGTTTTTGATCCGAAGGGTTGTTTTTTATGATTCAAAGAATTTTAGATAAAGAATATGAATTCATTTAGAAAGATTTTTTTATTTTTCATTTGTTTTGTATTTTTAAACCAATGTATTTTGTTTCTAGAAAAGGAAGAAGTTGGGGAGGCAGAAAAACAATTATTAGGGGTATTTTTTCTTTTTGATTATTTTTCTCCATTTGGATTAAAACAACAACAATCCATAAAGTATTCTGAAACTGAAGCATTCTTATTTGGTGGGAACAGTCAAAAATCGTATGCAACATCCAATGTTTACAGATTAACAGAAAACCAAGTTTCTTTTCTGGGAGTTATGAATCATCAGAGAGTCCAACATGAAGTTGTCCTTTTGCAAAATGGAAAGGTTTTGATAGTTGGTGGTTATGACGGTCGGTTCATACTTTCTGATTCAGAAATATTTGATCCATCGAACCTTTCCTTCCAGATGACTTCACCAATGAATGTACCAAGAACATACCATACTGCCACAGTTTTAAATGATGGAAGAGTTTTAGTAACAGGTGGTTTCGGAAAACAATCTGAAAAATTGAAGTCTGCAGAAATTTTTCATTCAAATTCAAATTCTTTTGAATCAATTAGTGATATGAATGTATCTCGGAGAAGACATTCAGCAACCTTGTTGCAAAATGGAAAAGTATTAATTGTGGGTGGCGATGGGCTAAACACAACTTTGTTATCTGCAGAACTTTTCGATCCTACCACCAATACCTTTTCACTCGTGGGCCAATCAATGTCTATTGGGCGTTCCAATCATACTGCAAATTTATTGGAAAACAATCGGGTTTTGTTTACGGGAGGATATTCCTTTGATGCAAACGGTGTTTATTCCTATTCCAATTCTCTGGAAATTTATGATTATGGAACAGGGAACTTTACTGTCATCGGAAATATGGGTGAAACTCGCGGAGGGCATGGTTCTGTAAAAATAAACGCAAACGTAATCATTTGCGGCGGTGGCAGATTTGAAAACAGTTCTTACATAGAACCAATGGATTGTTATAAGGTCTCAAACTCAGGAGTGATTAACAAAGAATCTTACCAGTTACAAGTTCCAAGGGTATTATTTGTTTTTGAACAATTGGGAAATTCCATCATCGCTTGCGGTGGTGAAAATCAATCGGGGCAGATTCGAAGTTGTGAAGGAAAGACAAATGGTTCCTTTGTTTATTTGAATGGCCAACTATAGGGGGGTTTTTCGAAGCCATTGGAAAAAGGAAAGGTTGTTATGGGGCGGGCATTGTTAAATACAAGCAACTAATGATGGTATGGTGTTTTTAGGTAAGGAGCAAGGGGTGAATCGGATGATGTATGTGGAAGGGGATCCAATGAAATTTGATGATCCAAGTGGATAAAATAAATGGATACATATGTTTAATCGGATTGTTGGGCATTTTATAAGGTAAGAATTTTGGGGATAAGGGAGGAAGTTTTATCTCTTATAAAGTTAGGGATGGAGTCAATAACTATAAAATGTATAATAAACTTTTTGGGAAATTTGACAATTAGTATGGTCGTGTTGTAGGAAGAAATAAATATATTAATACTGCAAATTATCACTTAAATTTAGTTGTTGCAGCCTATAGTATGAGTGATGATTGCAAGAAACAATTTGGAAAAGCTGGCTGCGTAATAATTTTAAATTTGAATGGCATTCAAATGGAATCTTCGATGCTTAGATAAGAAACAAATTCTGGCCCATTTAAAGGGATGTGAGATTGGAAAATTAGACCTGACAATGAAAACAGTAGTAGAGTTGAAAACGATTCAGCAAAGGTAATATGTCTGAGTTATTTTCAAGGTCGAGCAAGCACTATTCCAACGGAACAAGTTTGTGCTGCAGGTAAGGTATGTGCATTCACTGCTTCATCATCAAAATCTTTTCCATCAGCAGCAAATAATGATGGATACTTCAAAAGATGAGTTAACTATTTTCAGCTTTTGTAAACGATCTATCTTTTACGGTAATAGATTTGTTATAAGGAAATTTAATGAAATTGACAAAAATGGTGAGATTATTGTATTTCACAATATTTATAACTGGTTGTACTAATAATAGCGAAGAGCAGTGTAAGGAGAATGCGAAGAATTCATTTAATGATTTTTGCATCAAAGGCCTATTACTAGCACCTTCTTTAGATCCTAAAGACCCAAGCTTTGATTTGCCTATGTCGCTATTCTTATAAAATAAGTCAGTGTAAAAACAAAAAAGGCATGGTTGATTTTTGAACCTACCAGGTATCATGCTCCTATTATTTTTCATGTTCAATAATTGTAATTCAATTGATCGATATCTACAGAATAGGACAAGAGATGCAGTCGATATTCCTGTTTTAGGCGTTGAAGAAAAAATATATGGTTTCTCTGCTTGGGTTTGGTGCTTTGGAGGAGGAATGCAGTATGCTAAAAATGGAATGGGTATTGGTATTAGAAGTGGAGTTGTCGGAAATTACAAAACTGGAGGAAAAGGAGGAAGTATTTATGTAGCTACATTTGAAAATTCAAATTTAGCTTTAAGTCAAGGAAATTCATTAATAGTATTGAATTCGAATTCTCATCTTCCTAAAGCAGATAAAATTAGATCTAATAAAAAAGCATTTTCAAAGTTTAATACTAATATAATCTTTCCGCTAGGAGCATCGAAATCATCCTCCGGTGAAATTCAATCCAAATGGTGCGATTCTCCAGTTTCTGTTGAGGTTTCCTTTGGAATCTATTATGAATTTCGACTTGGTATGAATTTTTCTGAAGCTTTCGACTTTTTGCTTGGGTTTACTACTATAGATATGCAAGTGGATGATGACATTGAATAATCGCGTCAAGAAATACTCTCAATTATTTGAACCCCATCAAAACTATAACAATTAACTAGTTAAGTTGATTACTAATAGAATGGAACTGGTGGGCCAATGCTACAAGAATGCGACCACCTCTGATAATAGGTTACTTTCTCTAAAAATCAATGGTAATAAACATTCTAACTGCGAGAAGGATACGGAGGGCTTGGTCCGAAGGACGGGAGCGAAAGCGGACCCCGAAGTAGCCTGGTCCCGACAAACACAGATAAATTGGTCGCCAACCGGTGGAAAAGAGAGAATTTCTAGTTTTGGTCTTCGGGACTCGCCCTCACGTTCTGTTCGATGTTTAGATCACAAAACTGTTCGATCCCCAGCTTTGTTCTGTTAGATGGATTTTGTTGTGATGATTGAACTGGTGCCCCAGGAGGGAATCGAACCCCCACTGTCGGTTCCGAAGACCGATGTTCTATCCGTTGAACTACCAGGGCATGGTGACGGGATGTAATGTCAGGATAGGGGGACCCTGTGTTCGGGCAAATGATTTTTTGGATGAGAAAGGCTCATCCGAATGATATAGATGGAGAGGAGAAGGGTCCAGCCAATCAGAAACAATCGCAGGAATAAAAATACATAGTAAATAGGTTTGGGTTCACCAGGAACGATAAAGATCGTTAGGTCATTGGCAGTAATGATTTGTGAGCCTGGGAATTTTTTGCGAATGGAATCAAAGGCTTTTCGAAAATCACCAAGACGTTCGGACGGATCCAAGTGAAAATCATTGGTATAACGTAAGGAACCTTCGTCACCAAAAGCATAGAAGTGGGATTCCCAACCCAAAAATCCAAATTCTGCGGGAAGAGAGCCGGGAGGGTTTTTGACAAAAAAATAAACTGTGCCACGATCGTAGGCAAAGGAAGGGATCTGTCCTTCGAGTCTGAGTTTGTCTTTTGTAAATCCATCTTCATAAAAATCCGACCAATCCCCCCATTGGTATACAGTTCCTGTTTCTTCTTTCCAAAGAAAACCTCCTAAACTGGGGAGACTTTCTAAGGAGGTTACAAACGAATCCAACTTTTTGGTTTTTTCTTTGGCATCAGTTTTTGTCATGGATTCAGAACGAAGTAGGTTTTTTAATTGGATGCGAAGTTCTCTCACCTCAGAAGCATTGGCTTCCAAAATTCTTTTGCGAATTTCTGTTTCCTCTTTGCGGAATGGGTTTGAAAAAACAACTTCAGAGAGAGAATAAATCAATTCAGTCAATGGTTCTTGTGAATCTCCCTTCGTTTGGGCAGAAATGGACCAGGCACCCATTGTGGCATAGACGAGGAAGATAAAAAAATAGATTCTCATCTCTTTACCTATCGGCCAATTTGGGAAGAATGATGAACTGTCCCATCTGCGAAGCCCATAAAAATGAAAGCCAAATCCTTTTTCAAAATGAAGATTGGATCCTAAGAAAAGCGGACCAAAACCTAGAAGGGTATTTGTATATGGAACATAGCAGACATCTGGAATCTTGGTTTGGATTGTCTTTGTCTGAGTTTGAAAACTATGGAAGGGCTCTTTACAAAGCCACAGAGATCTTAAAAAAACAGGAACCTGAAAAAATGTACATTGTGGCCATTGCGGAAAAAGTTCCTCACTTACACGTACATTTGATCCCTAGGTATGAAAACCAAGAGAAAGGAATCGATCATATCGCAAAAGCCACAGGCCCTGGATTTCCTCGGCCCATGTAAAAAAACGATTAAAAAAGAATAGGTTTTTTACAAATCTTACTTACAATCCTTGGTTGTGGTTTTAGAAAGACATCCAACCAACCAAGTTCCCAAATACTCGATTAGCGATCTGACCGATTTACAGGAACGTTTTTTTCTTTTACAAAGAGAGAGTGCCAAACAAAAAATCGCTCATATCTTTCTCATCGAAGGTTTTGCTTCCACAGGCAAAGGTTCGATTTTACAATCATTGACCATTCGTTTGGATCCAAGGAAGTTTAAAGTATACTCTCCTTATGTAGACCAATCTGAAGATAGAGGATATCCTTTTCTTTGGAATTTTTGGAGAGTGGTTCCCAGGTATGGGGAGTTTTTGTTTTATCTCAATACATACTACAGTCGTCTGGCTTATTTGCGTTCTGAAAAAAAAATAAACCTAGCCGAATATGATCACCGATTGTTATCCATTTTGAATACGGAAAGAATTCTTTCCAAAGATAAAATTATCGTTCACAAATTCTTTTTGCATATTTCTAAAAAAGATCAAAAGAAACGATTAGAAGATTCTAAAAAGAAAAAAAAGGAATGGGAATTGTCTCGGTTTGACAAAGACCAAGGGGAACATTACAACCGTTACTTCGATATTTTTGATTCTATTTTAAGTTCTTCTCGAACCATTGATTCTCCTTGGCAAATCATTTCCTGTGAAAAAAAAGACGACACAAAACTTCTCGTTTTTGAGGCAATCTTAGAACGTTTGGAAAGGATCTTAGAATTTGATTCAAGAAGCGCATTACAGTCTATCAATCACGGTATGGAGCTCATTCCATGAAATCAAATTCAATACAAAATCGTACCCTACACTTACAACAGTTAGATATGAAACAAAATCTATCACCTGACGAGTACCAAACGAAGATGAAAGTTTTGAAAAATAGAATTAGGGAACTCACTTTTCTTTCAAAGGCAAAAGACAGACCCATACTTTTTGTTTTCGAAGGTTGGGATGCGGCAGGAAAGGGAGGTTCGATCCGAAGGCTCACCCAAGAAATTGACCCGCGTTTATTTGAAGTACATAATATTTCTGCACCTAATGCAGAAGAGATCCAACACCACTACCTTTGGCGTTTTTGGAATCGAATTCCTAAAAAAGGACATGTTGGAATTTTTGATCGGTCC encodes the following:
- a CDS encoding Kelch repeat-containing protein; protein product: MNSFRKIFLFFICFVFLNQCILFLEKEEVGEAEKQLLGVFFLFDYFSPFGLKQQQSIKYSETEAFLFGGNSQKSYATSNVYRLTENQVSFLGVMNHQRVQHEVVLLQNGKVLIVGGYDGRFILSDSEIFDPSNLSFQMTSPMNVPRTYHTATVLNDGRVLVTGGFGKQSEKLKSAEIFHSNSNSFESISDMNVSRRRHSATLLQNGKVLIVGGDGLNTTLLSAELFDPTTNTFSLVGQSMSIGRSNHTANLLENNRVLFTGGYSFDANGVYSYSNSLEIYDYGTGNFTVIGNMGETRGGHGSVKINANVIICGGGRFENSSYIEPMDCYKVSNSGVINKESYQLQVPRVLFVFEQLGNSIIACGGENQSGQIRSCEGKTNGSFVYLNGQL
- a CDS encoding PAS domain S-box protein; this encodes MISIHPVNYAQMVLDNSTDAIVLMGTNYSVLAFNQNLGMTIQAYSGKILKIGDDYRNFVTSSDKEVFFDLFQTAVRGESVTIERLASLNQISIWYEYKMTPTYDKDKNLLGVCLRAKNIDSKKKMEIALSESEQKFRNLIESAPNAILIVDSKGKIIHCNLETENTFGYPKEELINQSVELLVPFQHRGGHDRMIEGYFQSPRPMRIGKDQVTTAVKKDGTEILVEVSLNSFVVNQTNYVSAIIVDITEKVLADQKIKKQIYELKEIARIQSHEIRSPLSNILGLVNLLESGMQEETTKEIYSHLRKSATDLDAFICDIVKRTAISLSQ
- a CDS encoding M48 family metalloprotease → MRALSQTVLFLFLAQSLVAKGNVYVQSTKAKLLSQPKLSADGSALVMGEVLSPISEQGLFVQVRARDQLGWVSKLFVSPLPPGNQIKLGITSNSSEAVVARQRASDFTKTAAARGLSETQKMRLRGEGDLYDFESLRWLESVPFESPTPQSLPIDPKVENTNGLGHLFFSSELEVAKETKAEVKLGRSLAARLLKKYPLVRDTELTGYLNGVVQRLAVVSSRKDLSFRVGVIESSQINAYACPGGFIFITTASLKKIQSESELAGIIAHEMGHIVLFHNGEFKQSNVFLDILSGLLSPPGGEVVNAATSQVLDELEKQFFETGRDMKLELEADEAAVGLTSQSGYSPVGLSNYLNTLSKSEGTESFKKTHPDTTIRIAKLVFYESTIGIENGPIPKDRWSEFKSKLKP
- a CDS encoding methyl-accepting chemotaxis protein — its product is MGKREITSICWKLTLGLELLTSILAVPIAVLFIVSGGEYNFEKAVYVVLGASISLTISYIVPTIRFFRLRNLITETISDNFLKKTIEEKQEIKIRLLKFPRNNSGYFLVQWSLGIPFAALITFLFFTPTLVELIPYAVLPVIIYPVLGVSHFFLTELRLAPVLSQPVLKDLPLPLKEIPQIGIFPRVFFTMFAVFSMSVTTLGYLLGTQVTGIIRLQNTGITIGLLALFICIAIYILTSLFVRALKFNTDQMVKRYEGLAIGDLRNTVAMISTDELGLGSLSLNSFIESIRKITAGVISEAERVSRDSKVIASQTQGLAQAMMEQASSTEQMSAGVEEMSASIRSTATSAKTQNEITRASLQSLIEMESVLVDVHSSMERTEAETKKMEEEIRSGQNALHSTLSAMEDIETSVEHTADVIQVISDISDKIGLLSLNASIEAARAGEAGRGFAVVASEISKLGEQTLQNTKRILEAVEKAYEASKSGRSAVSNTEKTFSQIGTAVETTVQLIKVSSEMTKKQTFIAKDVKEGFGNLTRSALEIEQNTEEQARTSFELSHSIASISEGTEYLNQFVGEIDKLCSTLSDQANNLKRDIGFFQI
- a CDS encoding CHASE2 domain-containing protein, which codes for MKQKKILLPLFLMVIVPTIIIALLSLLGISQILDRKLSDLFFHLLPSHHRFSKDIVIIDIDEQSIAKYADHPELGQWPWKRNIYPTLIGYTKLITPPKVTIIDILFTERSDYDEALVAANLNLGEISHAANFRDGGIVIPRLGEETLIQKFNVPLPDDSPFPRYENASFPIGQVGETSPMIHVVNVIPDNDGILRRFTPFIRWKNYFFPTLALQAFVSFEPYQTEWKNGKFSIQKADTIREIPLGKDGLVRAYFYTEEELRNIPRYSAAGIIESLNQLNTSEVEDPNQLLVPPSVFENKIVLIGTSAASTHDDVVTPYGLFPGVIGQAVFASNLIEGHMLGELPEAFGIGFTLFVLMIGVLVLFINQWHLLKNIYPIFAISVFFGLFYFLYRVDLVLPISSFVIGFPVSYLLGFAYLTYTEGKEKRKFNSILRNLVDPGVVSEALENMDSLKKGGEWEITAFFSDVAGFSSISEELSASDLARLLNEYLSAMTNVLKSNSGTLDKYIGDAIVGIFGAPIQNKEHPRLACKTALEMVSELEILRSTWKQKMDYTETARNMSFRIGLNCGPAKVGFMGTNSLASYTMMGDTVNLSARLEAAAKDYGVSILVSESIESLCNQEFHFRFLDWIRVKGKETPVKIYSLVCFLSDLSSQVLEAEKKYEEGFQFYLNRNWEMAIRSFEQVSEIYGKKDIPSQLLMERCQSLFKNPPPVDWNGVYTRTSK
- a CDS encoding PhzF family phenazine biosynthesis protein translates to MNQNLLIVDAFTNSLFSGNPAAVLVLSEWPEDKWMQNIAKENNLSETSFLVKEGSDYRIRWFTPLVEVDLCGHATLAAAYVLKNHYEEKRNEFQFLSKSGPLPIVIKENLIYLNFPTYPKFHKSKTIDPKEINSILGKEPDEIWEGKDTIFVYQTKSDIESLVPDFSKLTKIQTNRGYIAVWINDSGLEKIDYEFRFFGPGLGIPEDPATGSAHCSLTPFMAERLKKNKFRSLQKSSRGAKFFIELQEERVSIGGSAVLYLQGKIKSSFDQ